One genomic region from Strix aluco isolate bStrAlu1 chromosome 25, bStrAlu1.hap1, whole genome shotgun sequence encodes:
- the GNAT2 gene encoding guanine nucleotide-binding protein G(t) subunit alpha-2 isoform X2: MKIIHQDGYTQEECMEFKAIIYGNILQSILAIIRAMTTLGIDYAESSCVDNGRQLFNLADSIEEGTMPPELVDCIKKLWKDGGVQACFDRAAEYQLNDSAAYYLNQLDRITAPNYLPNEQDVLRSRVKTTGIIETKFSVKDLNFRMFDVGGQRSERKKWIHCFEGVTCIIFCGALSAYDMVLVEDDEVNRMHESLHLFNSICNHKFFAATSIILFLNKKDLFEQKIKKVHLSICFPDYDGPNTFEDAGNYIKTQFLDLNMRKDVKEIYSHMTCATDTQNVKFVFDAVTDVIIKENLKDCGLF, from the exons ATGAA GATCATCCACCAGGATGGCTACACGCAGGAGGAGTGCATGGAGTTCAAGGCCATCATCTACGGCAACATCCTGCAGTCCATCCTGGCCATCATCCGCGCCATGACCACGCTGGGCATCGACTACGCCGAGTCGTCCTGCGTG GACAATGGCCGACAGCTCTTCAACCTGGCCGACTCCATCGAGGAGGGCACCATGCCCCCCGAGCTGGTCGACTGCATCAAGAAGCTGTGGAAGGACGGGGGGGTGCAGGCTTGCTTCGACCGAGCCGCCGAGTACCAGCTCAACGACTCGGCCGCGTA TTACCTGAACCAGCTGGACAGGATCACGGCCCCCAACTACCTCCCCAATGAGCAGGACGTGCTGCGGTCCCGAGTGAAGACCACGGGCATCATCGAGACCAAATTCTCTGTCAAAGACCTGAATTTCAG GATGTTTGACGTGGGAGGGCAGAGATCGGAGCGCAAGAAGTGGATCCACTGCTTCGAGGGGGTGACGTGCATCATCTTCTGCGGGGCGCTGAGCGCCTACGACATGGTGCTGGTGGAGGACGACGAAGTG AACCGCATGCACGAATCCCTGCACCTATTCAACAGTATATGCAACCACAAGTTCTTCGCCGCCACGTCCATCATCCTCTTCCTCAACAAGAAGGACCTTTTTGAGCAAAAGATCAAGAAAGTCCACCTCAGCATTTGCTTCCCAGATTACGACG GTCCCAACACATTTGAAGATGCAGGAAATTACATCAAGACCCAGTTCCTTGATCTCAACATGCGAAAGGACGTGAAGGAGATCTACAGCCACATGACCTGTGCCACAGACACGCAGAATGTCAAATTTGTCTTCGACGCCGTCACGGATGTCATCATCAAAGAGAACCTCAAGGACTGCGGCCTCTTCTGA
- the GNAT2 gene encoding guanine nucleotide-binding protein G(t) subunit alpha-2 isoform X1 has product MGSGASAEDKEMAKRSKELEKKLQEDADKEAKTVKLLLLGAGESGKSTIVKQMKIIHQDGYTQEECMEFKAIIYGNILQSILAIIRAMTTLGIDYAESSCVDNGRQLFNLADSIEEGTMPPELVDCIKKLWKDGGVQACFDRAAEYQLNDSAAYYLNQLDRITAPNYLPNEQDVLRSRVKTTGIIETKFSVKDLNFRMFDVGGQRSERKKWIHCFEGVTCIIFCGALSAYDMVLVEDDEVNRMHESLHLFNSICNHKFFAATSIILFLNKKDLFEQKIKKVHLSICFPDYDGPNTFEDAGNYIKTQFLDLNMRKDVKEIYSHMTCATDTQNVKFVFDAVTDVIIKENLKDCGLF; this is encoded by the exons aTGGGGAGCGGGGCCAGCGCGGAGGACAAGGAGATGGCCAAGAGGTCCAAGGAGCTGGAGAAGAAGCTCCAGGAGGATGCGGATAAAGAGGCCAAGACGGTCAAGTTGCTGTTGCTTG GGGCTGGAGAGTCGGGCAAGAGCACCATCGTGAAGCAGATGAA GATCATCCACCAGGATGGCTACACGCAGGAGGAGTGCATGGAGTTCAAGGCCATCATCTACGGCAACATCCTGCAGTCCATCCTGGCCATCATCCGCGCCATGACCACGCTGGGCATCGACTACGCCGAGTCGTCCTGCGTG GACAATGGCCGACAGCTCTTCAACCTGGCCGACTCCATCGAGGAGGGCACCATGCCCCCCGAGCTGGTCGACTGCATCAAGAAGCTGTGGAAGGACGGGGGGGTGCAGGCTTGCTTCGACCGAGCCGCCGAGTACCAGCTCAACGACTCGGCCGCGTA TTACCTGAACCAGCTGGACAGGATCACGGCCCCCAACTACCTCCCCAATGAGCAGGACGTGCTGCGGTCCCGAGTGAAGACCACGGGCATCATCGAGACCAAATTCTCTGTCAAAGACCTGAATTTCAG GATGTTTGACGTGGGAGGGCAGAGATCGGAGCGCAAGAAGTGGATCCACTGCTTCGAGGGGGTGACGTGCATCATCTTCTGCGGGGCGCTGAGCGCCTACGACATGGTGCTGGTGGAGGACGACGAAGTG AACCGCATGCACGAATCCCTGCACCTATTCAACAGTATATGCAACCACAAGTTCTTCGCCGCCACGTCCATCATCCTCTTCCTCAACAAGAAGGACCTTTTTGAGCAAAAGATCAAGAAAGTCCACCTCAGCATTTGCTTCCCAGATTACGACG GTCCCAACACATTTGAAGATGCAGGAAATTACATCAAGACCCAGTTCCTTGATCTCAACATGCGAAAGGACGTGAAGGAGATCTACAGCCACATGACCTGTGCCACAGACACGCAGAATGTCAAATTTGTCTTCGACGCCGTCACGGATGTCATCATCAAAGAGAACCTCAAGGACTGCGGCCTCTTCTGA